The proteins below come from a single Papaver somniferum cultivar HN1 chromosome 11, ASM357369v1, whole genome shotgun sequence genomic window:
- the LOC113321346 gene encoding uncharacterized protein YFR016C-like isoform X1, with protein sequence MAAADKLLESQLMEYGKKLLKPPSSVDQLLHILDKVEIHLSKVEQSPSESMHNALTPSIKALVAKELLRHPDVDVKVSVASCISEITRITAPEAPYEDDQMKEIFQLIVGSFEKLYDTSSRSYHKRASILETVAKVRSCVVMLDLECDGLIIEMFQHFLKAIRDNQHAIFSSMETIMILVLEESEEVSTELLCPLLTSVKKENQDVLPIAKRLAEEVLEKCAAKVKPYLMQAVLSLSTSVHDYSNVIAAICQETCGNIKNDDVCAFEEHLNDQEKTKARVDSHDATQVVDEQKPEVAEEQKPEVAEQQKPEAAEEEKPEAAEEEKPEVAKEEKSEVAEEEKPEVAEEKAEVAEVQKPEVADEQKPVVTSGASESIAKKSEKPVTSNGTSGKSDTLITSDGLEKEVISSATIRCTEDELNVNSSKTADSETNLDPVVTEPAEVSDRSQTLSDKQDGEHEDEKKSHSAEANSSPLKQCSLGETAVSLENEMLKSPTVSQNETVNAASPSHSQSLLEETNSKEGARQQKKNTDTRDSELDSSLAHKGGLSQDQDEDQTSPSADVVFSKEIKGEIGSKEEQAVSEDEALPSTEVISQSDSKVKKGSGAKTNTRSRRKARASEVRSSRLMDDILASDSEAKPVGPSSKKESSKEDELSDIKEEVRTKNGRGKSKTEKDVTGESCMEVDASKEDENPRDKNIRTKKGRGKVNSKEVTGEPSNTKKDVTEEPCIEVDASKEDEISHDKDIKTKKGRGKVNSKEVTGEPSNKASSPKSTESSDKEQSHLMVTPSPKSKRKRAPGNDVTDKKTKSVDAGKELIGQKVKVWWPDDKKFYQGTVDSYNHISKKHKITYTDGEIEKLDLKKETWETIEEFEPEEESAPSPDSSETHQKKKGKKESDSSTSKTKMNTSTKRRGSVSAKKSDGAAIESDLAGKSGDSSNKSKGSSSKGSKSKDERSTKAKDEKDSTPKARSKLKETPKAQGDKVKGSSKYDDATPLNKGKGDSNSKAGANGTSAAKKRKSDSSSKAQEVSSPGKKGKAEDSENKSGGKNNAQKSGRKRPRK encoded by the exons ATGGCTGCTGCTGACAAACTACTAGAGAGTCAGCTTATGGAATATGGCAAAAAGCTTCTCAAACCACCTTCATCTGTTGATCAACTTTTACATATTTTGGAT aaagttGAAATTCATCTGTCCAAAGTGGAGCAATCACCATCTGAATCGATGCATAATGCTCTGACTCCCTCAATCAAGGCATTGGTTGCGAAAGAATTGTTGCGCCACCCTGATGTGGACGTGAAAGTATCAGTGGCATCTTGCATTAGTGAGATTACACGAATTACAGCACCAGAGGCTCCTTATGAAGATGATCAGATGAAG GAGATTTTTCAACTGATTGTTGGTTCATTTGAGAAACTCTATGATACCTCTAGCCGCTCATATCATAAGAGAGCTTCGATACTGGAAACTGTTGCAAAGGTTCGATCCTGTGTAGTCATGCTGGACTTGGAATGTGATGGGTTGATAATTGAGatgtttcagcattttctgaaaGCCATTAG GGATAACCAGCACGCCATATTTTCCTCGATGGAGACAATTATGATTCTAGTTTTAGAGGAAAGTGAAGAAGTCTCAACAGAGCTTCTTTGTCCACTCTTAACTAGCGTTAAAAAGGAGAATCAG GATGTTTTACCTATTGCAAAAAGATTGGCGGAGGAAGTTCTTGAAAAATGTGCTGCCAAAGTCAAGCCTTACCTGATGCAGGCGGTGTTATCCTTGAGCACTTCTGTGCACGATTACAGTAATGTTATTGCTGCCATATGCCAGGAGACTTGTGGGAATATCAAGAATGATGATGTGTGTGCATTTGAAGAACATCTG AATGATCAGGAGAAAACAAAAGCAAGGGTTGACTCTCATGATGCAACACAG GTAGTAGATGAGCAGAAGCCTGAGGTGGCGGAGGAGCAGAAGCCTGAGGTTGCTGAGCAGCAGAAACCAGAGGCGGCTGAGGAAGAGAAACCAGAGGCGGCCGAGGAAGAGAAGCCAGAGGTGGCCAAGGAAGAGAAGTCGGAGGTGGCCGAGGAAGAGAAGCCGGAGGTGGCTGAGGAAAAGGCAGAAGTGGCTGAAGTGCAGAAGCCAGAAGTGGCTGACGAGCAGAAGCCAGTTGTGACTTCAGGAGCTTCGGAATCCATAGCTAAAAAATCAGAAAAGCCGGTAACGAGCAATGGTACTTCTGGGAAAAGTGACACTCTGATAACTTCAGATGGCTTGGAAAAGGAAGTGATTTCTAGTGCTACTATTCGATGTACTGAAGATGAACTTAATGTGAACTCATCAAAGACAGCTGATTCGGAAACTAATCTAGACCCTGTTGTTACGGAGCCAGCAGAAGTGTCTGACCGTTCCCAGACATTAAGTGACAAACAAGATGGAGAACATGAAGACGAGAAGAAGAGTCACAGTGCGGAAGCTAATAGTTCACCTCTGAAACAGTGCTCTTTAGGTGAGACAGCCGTTTCTTTGGAAAATGAGATGCTGAAGTCACCAACTGTGTCGCAAAATGAAACTGTAAATGCTGCTTCACCATCCCATAGTCAGAGTCTTCTTGAAGAAACTAATTCCAAGGAAGGTGCTAGGCAGCAAAAGAAGAATACAGATACTCGAGATAGCGAACTTGATTCATCTTTAGCGCACAAGGGAGGTTTGTCACAGGACCAGGATGAGGATCAAACATCTCCATCCGCAGATGTAGTTTTCAGTAAGGAGATTAAAGGTGAGATAGGTTCCAAAGAAGAACAAGCAGTTTCAGAAGATGAAGCACTTCCATCTACAGAAGTGATCTCACAGAGTGACTCTAAGGTCAAAAAAGGTTCAGGAGCAAAAACAAATACCAGATCGCGTAGAAAGGCAAGAGCCAGTGAAGTAAGAAGTTCACGTCTTATGGATGATATCTTAGCTAGTGATTCTGAAGCAAAGCCAGTCGGACCATCCAGCAAGAAAGAGTCTTCCAAGGAGGATGAGCTGTCTGATATCAAGGAGGAAGTTAGAACAAAAAATGGAAGGGGAAAAAGTAAAACTGAGAAGGATGTTACTGGAGAATCGTGTATGGAGGTCGATGCTTCCAAGGAGGATGAAAACCCCCGCGACAAGAACATCAGAACAAAAAAAGGAAGGGGAAAAGTCAACTCCAAAGAGGTGACTGGAGAACCAAGTAATACCAAGAAGGATGTTACTGAAGAACCATGTATTGAAGTAGATGCTTCCAAGGAGGATGAGATCTCTCATGATAAGgacatcaaaacaaaaaaaggaaGGGGAAAAGTTAACTCCAAAGAGGTGACTGGAGAACCAAGTAATAAG GCTTCTTCGCCGAAGTCCACAGAATCATCAGATAAAGAGCAGAGCCATCTGATGGTAACTCCGAGTCCAAAATCAAAGAGAAAACGTGCTCCAGGGAATGACGTG ACCGATAAAAAAACAAAGTCAGTTGATGCTGGCAAGGAACTGATAGGGCAAAAAGTCAAGGTTTGGTGGCCAGATGACAAGAA GTTTTATCAAGGCACTGTTGACTCTTATAATCATATTTCAAAAAAGCACAAG ATTACATACACAGACGGTGAGATAGAGAAGTTGGATCTTAAGAAGGAAACATGGGAAACTATTGAAGAGTTTGAACCAGAA GAAGAAAGCGCTCCGAGTCCTGATTCTTCTGAAAC GCATCAAAAGAAAAAGGGGAAAAAGGAATCGGATTCCTCAACCTCGAAAACAAAGATGAACACTTCAACCAAAAG GCGGGGAAGTGTTTCAGCAAAGAAATCTGATGGTGCAGCAATTGAGTCTGACCTAGCTGGTAAGTCTGGCGATAGTAgtaacaaatccaagggcagcaGCAGTAAGGGAAGCAAGTCCAAGGATGAGAGATCTACTAAAGCCAAGGACGAGAAGGATTCAACTCCTAAAGCTAGAAGTAAGCTGAAAGAAACTCCCAAAGCACAAGGCGACAAGGTCAAGGGCTCATCCAAGTATGATGATGCAACACCATTAAACAAGGGAAAGGGTGATAGCAATAGCAAGGCTGGTGCCAATGGAACTTCTGCTGCCAAAAAAAGAAAATCCGATTCTTCATCGAAAGCCCAAGAAGTTTCGTCACCAGGAAAGAAAGGAAAGGCAGAGGATAGTGAGAACAAAAGCGGGGGTAAAAACAACGCCCAGAAGAGTGGGCGAAAGCGTCCCAGAAAGTAG
- the LOC113321346 gene encoding triadin-like isoform X2, giving the protein MAAADKLLESQLMEYGKKLLKPPSSVDQLLHILDKVEIHLSKVEQSPSESMHNALTPSIKALVAKELLRHPDVDVKVSVASCISEITRITAPEAPYEDDQMKEIFQLIVGSFEKLYDTSSRSYHKRASILETVAKVRSCVVMLDLECDGLIIEMFQHFLKAIRDNQHAIFSSMETIMILVLEESEEVSTELLCPLLTSVKKENQDVLPIAKRLAEEVLEKCAAKVKPYLMQAVLSLSTSVHDYSNVIAAICQETCGNIKNDDVCAFEEHLNDQEKTKARVDSHDATQVVDEQKPEVAEEQKPEVAEQQKPEAAEEEKPEAAEEEKPEVAKEEKSEVAEEEKPEVAEEKAEVAEVQKPEVADEQKPVVTSGASESIAKKSEKPVTSNGTSGKSDTLITSDGLEKEVISSATIRCTEDELNVNSSKTADSETNLDPVVTEPAEVSDRSQTLSDKQDGEHEDEKKSHSAEANSSPLKQCSLGETAVSLENEMLKSPTVSQNETVNAASPSHSQSLLEETNSKEGARQQKKNTDTRDSELDSSLAHKGGLSQDQDEDQTSPSADVVFSKEIKGEIGSKEEQAVSEDEALPSTEVISQSDSKVKKGSGAKTNTRSRRKARASEVRSSRLMDDILASDSEAKPVGPSSKKESSKEDELSDIKEEVRTKNGRGKSKTEKDVTGESCMEVDASKEDENPRDKNIRTKKGRGKVNSKEVTGEPSNTKKDVTEEPCIEVDASKEDEISHDKDIKTKKGRGKVNSKEVTGEPSNKTDKKTKSVDAGKELIGQKVKVWWPDDKKFYQGTVDSYNHISKKHKITYTDGEIEKLDLKKETWETIEEFEPEEESAPSPDSSETHQKKKGKKESDSSTSKTKMNTSTKRRGSVSAKKSDGAAIESDLAGKSGDSSNKSKGSSSKGSKSKDERSTKAKDEKDSTPKARSKLKETPKAQGDKVKGSSKYDDATPLNKGKGDSNSKAGANGTSAAKKRKSDSSSKAQEVSSPGKKGKAEDSENKSGGKNNAQKSGRKRPRK; this is encoded by the exons ATGGCTGCTGCTGACAAACTACTAGAGAGTCAGCTTATGGAATATGGCAAAAAGCTTCTCAAACCACCTTCATCTGTTGATCAACTTTTACATATTTTGGAT aaagttGAAATTCATCTGTCCAAAGTGGAGCAATCACCATCTGAATCGATGCATAATGCTCTGACTCCCTCAATCAAGGCATTGGTTGCGAAAGAATTGTTGCGCCACCCTGATGTGGACGTGAAAGTATCAGTGGCATCTTGCATTAGTGAGATTACACGAATTACAGCACCAGAGGCTCCTTATGAAGATGATCAGATGAAG GAGATTTTTCAACTGATTGTTGGTTCATTTGAGAAACTCTATGATACCTCTAGCCGCTCATATCATAAGAGAGCTTCGATACTGGAAACTGTTGCAAAGGTTCGATCCTGTGTAGTCATGCTGGACTTGGAATGTGATGGGTTGATAATTGAGatgtttcagcattttctgaaaGCCATTAG GGATAACCAGCACGCCATATTTTCCTCGATGGAGACAATTATGATTCTAGTTTTAGAGGAAAGTGAAGAAGTCTCAACAGAGCTTCTTTGTCCACTCTTAACTAGCGTTAAAAAGGAGAATCAG GATGTTTTACCTATTGCAAAAAGATTGGCGGAGGAAGTTCTTGAAAAATGTGCTGCCAAAGTCAAGCCTTACCTGATGCAGGCGGTGTTATCCTTGAGCACTTCTGTGCACGATTACAGTAATGTTATTGCTGCCATATGCCAGGAGACTTGTGGGAATATCAAGAATGATGATGTGTGTGCATTTGAAGAACATCTG AATGATCAGGAGAAAACAAAAGCAAGGGTTGACTCTCATGATGCAACACAG GTAGTAGATGAGCAGAAGCCTGAGGTGGCGGAGGAGCAGAAGCCTGAGGTTGCTGAGCAGCAGAAACCAGAGGCGGCTGAGGAAGAGAAACCAGAGGCGGCCGAGGAAGAGAAGCCAGAGGTGGCCAAGGAAGAGAAGTCGGAGGTGGCCGAGGAAGAGAAGCCGGAGGTGGCTGAGGAAAAGGCAGAAGTGGCTGAAGTGCAGAAGCCAGAAGTGGCTGACGAGCAGAAGCCAGTTGTGACTTCAGGAGCTTCGGAATCCATAGCTAAAAAATCAGAAAAGCCGGTAACGAGCAATGGTACTTCTGGGAAAAGTGACACTCTGATAACTTCAGATGGCTTGGAAAAGGAAGTGATTTCTAGTGCTACTATTCGATGTACTGAAGATGAACTTAATGTGAACTCATCAAAGACAGCTGATTCGGAAACTAATCTAGACCCTGTTGTTACGGAGCCAGCAGAAGTGTCTGACCGTTCCCAGACATTAAGTGACAAACAAGATGGAGAACATGAAGACGAGAAGAAGAGTCACAGTGCGGAAGCTAATAGTTCACCTCTGAAACAGTGCTCTTTAGGTGAGACAGCCGTTTCTTTGGAAAATGAGATGCTGAAGTCACCAACTGTGTCGCAAAATGAAACTGTAAATGCTGCTTCACCATCCCATAGTCAGAGTCTTCTTGAAGAAACTAATTCCAAGGAAGGTGCTAGGCAGCAAAAGAAGAATACAGATACTCGAGATAGCGAACTTGATTCATCTTTAGCGCACAAGGGAGGTTTGTCACAGGACCAGGATGAGGATCAAACATCTCCATCCGCAGATGTAGTTTTCAGTAAGGAGATTAAAGGTGAGATAGGTTCCAAAGAAGAACAAGCAGTTTCAGAAGATGAAGCACTTCCATCTACAGAAGTGATCTCACAGAGTGACTCTAAGGTCAAAAAAGGTTCAGGAGCAAAAACAAATACCAGATCGCGTAGAAAGGCAAGAGCCAGTGAAGTAAGAAGTTCACGTCTTATGGATGATATCTTAGCTAGTGATTCTGAAGCAAAGCCAGTCGGACCATCCAGCAAGAAAGAGTCTTCCAAGGAGGATGAGCTGTCTGATATCAAGGAGGAAGTTAGAACAAAAAATGGAAGGGGAAAAAGTAAAACTGAGAAGGATGTTACTGGAGAATCGTGTATGGAGGTCGATGCTTCCAAGGAGGATGAAAACCCCCGCGACAAGAACATCAGAACAAAAAAAGGAAGGGGAAAAGTCAACTCCAAAGAGGTGACTGGAGAACCAAGTAATACCAAGAAGGATGTTACTGAAGAACCATGTATTGAAGTAGATGCTTCCAAGGAGGATGAGATCTCTCATGATAAGgacatcaaaacaaaaaaaggaaGGGGAAAAGTTAACTCCAAAGAGGTGACTGGAGAACCAAGTAATAAG ACCGATAAAAAAACAAAGTCAGTTGATGCTGGCAAGGAACTGATAGGGCAAAAAGTCAAGGTTTGGTGGCCAGATGACAAGAA GTTTTATCAAGGCACTGTTGACTCTTATAATCATATTTCAAAAAAGCACAAG ATTACATACACAGACGGTGAGATAGAGAAGTTGGATCTTAAGAAGGAAACATGGGAAACTATTGAAGAGTTTGAACCAGAA GAAGAAAGCGCTCCGAGTCCTGATTCTTCTGAAAC GCATCAAAAGAAAAAGGGGAAAAAGGAATCGGATTCCTCAACCTCGAAAACAAAGATGAACACTTCAACCAAAAG GCGGGGAAGTGTTTCAGCAAAGAAATCTGATGGTGCAGCAATTGAGTCTGACCTAGCTGGTAAGTCTGGCGATAGTAgtaacaaatccaagggcagcaGCAGTAAGGGAAGCAAGTCCAAGGATGAGAGATCTACTAAAGCCAAGGACGAGAAGGATTCAACTCCTAAAGCTAGAAGTAAGCTGAAAGAAACTCCCAAAGCACAAGGCGACAAGGTCAAGGGCTCATCCAAGTATGATGATGCAACACCATTAAACAAGGGAAAGGGTGATAGCAATAGCAAGGCTGGTGCCAATGGAACTTCTGCTGCCAAAAAAAGAAAATCCGATTCTTCATCGAAAGCCCAAGAAGTTTCGTCACCAGGAAAGAAAGGAAAGGCAGAGGATAGTGAGAACAAAAGCGGGGGTAAAAACAACGCCCAGAAGAGTGGGCGAAAGCGTCCCAGAAAGTAG